The proteins below are encoded in one region of Bombus terrestris chromosome 7, iyBomTerr1.2, whole genome shotgun sequence:
- the LOC100647695 gene encoding circadian locomoter output cycles protein kaput isoform X2 produces the protein MKDDVDEDDAGALSSTSVPETTISYGNPRASRNMAEKQRRDNLNTNISAMATLVPTVAESPRKMDKISILRLAAAFLRMRYTVGRGTLDFLPRELGELDLEKYIVDNLIESGGFFIVITTTGKIVYVSRQVQEHLGHTQADLLGHSLYTFIHPKDHEELTKNLTPDEMQGLVSSSTPHITDGVNDNSNSSEDSTTPKNDRKQFREQRRGFELRMLHHTASRREHTRYEWFEISGMLRLADACKNSDSNPNRTKHREITSTSNDIVFVGVARLLMRRPITKISIIDANKDEYITRHLVDGRIIYCDHRISVVAGYLSEEVSGMSAFGFMHMDDRIWAMVALRQMYDRAETCGSSCYRLTSKTGESIYLRTHGYLEVDKDSQIAVSFVCINTLVSEEEGIKLMNQMKKRFSATISETMRAMIQNGDDASIDLGSDSQHSRSSVEDPSQLEDAITYLVSDLSSPLPEDRLTASLMPNEQYVKAAMISQHLPPAAAQARKLGIKKINHYLMVQGKGNRNQKQESKANNNKHDSKERQDKSKPPEEKITLREVTKQHNLHDNSQDNQSSPQMNSIITTKESTVETYISTQRESGMSHLEASQNVNILSPTAAVKVSTNVSNSHNLCKIKVERNIDTSTVDSYISAQQDSGISHFEVSQNVDILSPTAAIKNPKNVSSSHNLCKIKVERNIDTPTVDSYISAQQDSGISHFEVSQNVDILSPTAAIKNPKNVSSSHNLCKIKVEHNIDAYTHQQKPVMDYVENNVDNNITSDSKNLPLKRIYSDEDTNTSCSKKRHSNVPYASSDSSDDQQNVSCKSFIDQEFSELSSDFNQYNNINPQSINVAESPNSILNDVVVDYQQVDSSVPFISPHLDDEFNRLQDLKDDPLLNPGLGTNPDIIMKIIDDLRYVPILENPFNETQVQQLPDNNIINKEIKRKHLQLMNSIALQESELNNIERDLKNPVLRAKRESLTPQMGSIQAEHNKQKQILETLQQDHMQINIKHNIGV, from the exons CAATCCAAGAGCGTCACGGAACATGGCAGAGAAACAAAGACGCGACAATCTTAATACGAATATCTCTGCGATGGCAACGCTTGTACCTACCGTCGCCGAGAGTCCAAGGAAAATGGACAAGATATCCATCCTGAGGTTGGCAGCAGCCTTCCTCAGAATGCGATACA CGGTCGGTCGTGGTACACTTGACTTCCTCCCTCGAGAGCTTGGCGAGCTGGACCTGGAAAAATATATCGTCGAT AACTTGATCGAAAGCGGGGGGTTCTTCATAGTCATCACGACAACCGGGAAGATAGTTTACGTCAGCCGGCAGGTTCAGGAACACCTTGGCCATACCCAG GCGGATCTTTTAGGACATTCGCTGTACACCTTCATCCATCCCAAGGATCACGAGGAGTTAACGAAAAACCTCACCCCAGATGAGATGCAGGGATTGGTGTCTTCGTCTACGCCGCATATCACCGATGGGGTGAACGATAATTCCAATTCGTCGGAAGATTCGACAACACCGAAGAACGATAGGAAACAATTCAGAGAGCAGAGACGTGGCTTTGAACTTAGAATGCTGCATCATACTGCATCGAGGCGCGAGCACACGCGATACGAATGGTTCGAGATCTCAGGAATGCTCAGGCTGGCGGATGCTTGCAAAAATTCCGATTCGAACCCCAATCGAACGAAACATCGAG AAATCACATCAACCAGCAACGATATCGTTTTCGTGGGTGTAGCGAGATTGTTAATGAGGCGTCCCATTACCAAAATATCGATCATAGACGCGAATAAGGACGAGTATATCACTCGACATTTGGTAGACGGCCGGATCATTTACTGCGATCACAGGATATCGGTAGTGGCTGGTTACTTATCAGAGGAGGTGTCGGGTATGAGCGCCTTCGGTTTCATGCACATGGACGATCGTATCTGGGCGATGGTTGCGCTTCGTCAAA tgTACGATCGCGCGGAGACTTGCGGATCATCCTGCTACAGACTAACTTCGAAAACGGGCGAGTCCATTTATTTACGCACCCATGGATATCTAGAAGTTGATAAGGATTCACAAATCGCAGTGTCTTTCGTATGCATAAACACACTAGTATC GGAGGAAGAAGGTATCAAGCTAATGAATCAAATGAAGAAGAGATTTTCTGCTACGATTTCTGAGACTATGAGAGCAATGATTCAGAATGGCGACGATGCATCGATCGACTTG GGCTCAGATTCGCAACATTCGAGAAGTAGTGTGGAGGATCCCTCGCAACTAGAGGATGCAATTACGTATCTAGTTAGCGATTTATCGTCGCCTCTTCCGGAGGATCGCCTCACAGCATCGCTTATGCCAAACGAACAATACGTAAAGGCTGCGATGATTTCGCAACATTTACCGCCAGCTGCTGCTCAAGCTCGGAAACTGGGCATTAAAAAGATTAATCATTATTTGATGGTACAAGGCAAAGGAAATCGGAATCAAAAACAAGAGTCAaaagcaaataataataaacacgaTTCCAAAGAGAGGCAAGACAAATCAAAGCCACCtgaagaaaaaataacgctaCGTGAAGTAACAAAACAGCACAATCTTCATGATAATTCACAAGACAACCAGAGTTCACCACAAATGAACAGCATAATCACAACAAAAGAGTCGACTGTAGAAACATATATAAGTACCCAACGAGAGTCTGGAATGTCTCATCTTGAGGCCTCTCAGAATGTGAATATTTTGAGTCCTACTGCAGCTGTCAAAGTCTCTACAAATGTTTCAAATTCGCATAATCTatgtaaaattaaagttgaacGTAACATAGATACATCGACCGTGGATTCATACATAAGTGCTCAACAAGATTCTGGGATATCTCATTTCGAGGTCTCTCAGAATGTGGATATTTTGAGTCCTACTGCAGCTATCAAGAACCCCAAAAATGTTTCAAGTTCGCATAATCTatgtaaaattaaagttgaacGTAACATAGATACACCGACCGTGGATTCATACATAAGTGCTCAACAAGATTCTGGGATATCTCATTTCGAGGTCTCTCAGAATGTGGATATTTTGAGTCCTACTGCAGCTATCAAGAACCCCAAAAATGTTTCAAGTTCGCATAATCTatgtaaaattaaagttgaacATAACATAGATGCTTATACGCATCAACAGAAACCTGTGATGGATTATGTTGAAAATAATGTCGATAACAATATTACATCTGACTCGAAGAATCTTCCACTGAAGAGGATATATAGCGACGAAGATACTAATACAAGTTGCAGTAAAAAAAGACACAGTAACGTCCCTTACGCGTCATCTGACTCAAGTGACGATCAACAGAACGTTTCATGCAAGTCTTTTATTGACCAGGAATTTTCAGAACTTTCATCGGATTTCAATCAGTACAACAATATAAACCCTCAGTCGATAAATGTTGCGGAATCTCCGAATTCAATTTTAAACGACGTCGTTGTCGATTATCAACAGGTGGATTCTAGCGTACCGTTTATATCCCCACATTTGGATGACGAATTTAACCGCCTTCAGGATCTGAAGGACGATCCGTTGCTGAATCCAGGCCTGGGCACAAATCCAG atattataatgaaaataattgatgATTTAAGATATGTACCGATTCTTGaaa atCCCTTCAATGAAACGCAAGTACAACAACTACCTGATAACAAT attATCAATAAAGAGATAAAAAGGAAACATCTTCAACTTATGAATAGCATAGCATTACAAGAATCAGAGCTCAATAATATTGAAAGAGACCTGAAAAATCCAGTTTTACGAGCAAAAAGGGAAAGTTTAACACCACAAATGGGGTCCATACAG gcAGAACATAATAAGCAGAAACAAATTCTTGAAACACTACAACAAGATCATATGCAAATAAACATAAAACACAATATTGGTGTATAA
- the LOC100647695 gene encoding circadian locomoter output cycles protein kaput isoform X1, translating into MATLWREQQEQVYLHPQQHQTLHPGIMAEQTHHHHHRSTAITNITTMDLPVPSNPRASRNMAEKQRRDNLNTNISAMATLVPTVAESPRKMDKISILRLAAAFLRMRYTVGRGTLDFLPRELGELDLEKYIVDNLIESGGFFIVITTTGKIVYVSRQVQEHLGHTQADLLGHSLYTFIHPKDHEELTKNLTPDEMQGLVSSSTPHITDGVNDNSNSSEDSTTPKNDRKQFREQRRGFELRMLHHTASRREHTRYEWFEISGMLRLADACKNSDSNPNRTKHREITSTSNDIVFVGVARLLMRRPITKISIIDANKDEYITRHLVDGRIIYCDHRISVVAGYLSEEVSGMSAFGFMHMDDRIWAMVALRQMYDRAETCGSSCYRLTSKTGESIYLRTHGYLEVDKDSQIAVSFVCINTLVSEEEGIKLMNQMKKRFSATISETMRAMIQNGDDASIDLGSDSQHSRSSVEDPSQLEDAITYLVSDLSSPLPEDRLTASLMPNEQYVKAAMISQHLPPAAAQARKLGIKKINHYLMVQGKGNRNQKQESKANNNKHDSKERQDKSKPPEEKITLREVTKQHNLHDNSQDNQSSPQMNSIITTKESTVETYISTQRESGMSHLEASQNVNILSPTAAVKVSTNVSNSHNLCKIKVERNIDTSTVDSYISAQQDSGISHFEVSQNVDILSPTAAIKNPKNVSSSHNLCKIKVERNIDTPTVDSYISAQQDSGISHFEVSQNVDILSPTAAIKNPKNVSSSHNLCKIKVEHNIDAYTHQQKPVMDYVENNVDNNITSDSKNLPLKRIYSDEDTNTSCSKKRHSNVPYASSDSSDDQQNVSCKSFIDQEFSELSSDFNQYNNINPQSINVAESPNSILNDVVVDYQQVDSSVPFISPHLDDEFNRLQDLKDDPLLNPGLGTNPDIIMKIIDDLRYVPILENPFNETQVQQLPDNNIINKEIKRKHLQLMNSIALQESELNNIERDLKNPVLRAKRESLTPQMGSIQAEHNKQKQILETLQQDHMQINIKHNIGV; encoded by the exons CAATCCAAGAGCGTCACGGAACATGGCAGAGAAACAAAGACGCGACAATCTTAATACGAATATCTCTGCGATGGCAACGCTTGTACCTACCGTCGCCGAGAGTCCAAGGAAAATGGACAAGATATCCATCCTGAGGTTGGCAGCAGCCTTCCTCAGAATGCGATACA CGGTCGGTCGTGGTACACTTGACTTCCTCCCTCGAGAGCTTGGCGAGCTGGACCTGGAAAAATATATCGTCGAT AACTTGATCGAAAGCGGGGGGTTCTTCATAGTCATCACGACAACCGGGAAGATAGTTTACGTCAGCCGGCAGGTTCAGGAACACCTTGGCCATACCCAG GCGGATCTTTTAGGACATTCGCTGTACACCTTCATCCATCCCAAGGATCACGAGGAGTTAACGAAAAACCTCACCCCAGATGAGATGCAGGGATTGGTGTCTTCGTCTACGCCGCATATCACCGATGGGGTGAACGATAATTCCAATTCGTCGGAAGATTCGACAACACCGAAGAACGATAGGAAACAATTCAGAGAGCAGAGACGTGGCTTTGAACTTAGAATGCTGCATCATACTGCATCGAGGCGCGAGCACACGCGATACGAATGGTTCGAGATCTCAGGAATGCTCAGGCTGGCGGATGCTTGCAAAAATTCCGATTCGAACCCCAATCGAACGAAACATCGAG AAATCACATCAACCAGCAACGATATCGTTTTCGTGGGTGTAGCGAGATTGTTAATGAGGCGTCCCATTACCAAAATATCGATCATAGACGCGAATAAGGACGAGTATATCACTCGACATTTGGTAGACGGCCGGATCATTTACTGCGATCACAGGATATCGGTAGTGGCTGGTTACTTATCAGAGGAGGTGTCGGGTATGAGCGCCTTCGGTTTCATGCACATGGACGATCGTATCTGGGCGATGGTTGCGCTTCGTCAAA tgTACGATCGCGCGGAGACTTGCGGATCATCCTGCTACAGACTAACTTCGAAAACGGGCGAGTCCATTTATTTACGCACCCATGGATATCTAGAAGTTGATAAGGATTCACAAATCGCAGTGTCTTTCGTATGCATAAACACACTAGTATC GGAGGAAGAAGGTATCAAGCTAATGAATCAAATGAAGAAGAGATTTTCTGCTACGATTTCTGAGACTATGAGAGCAATGATTCAGAATGGCGACGATGCATCGATCGACTTG GGCTCAGATTCGCAACATTCGAGAAGTAGTGTGGAGGATCCCTCGCAACTAGAGGATGCAATTACGTATCTAGTTAGCGATTTATCGTCGCCTCTTCCGGAGGATCGCCTCACAGCATCGCTTATGCCAAACGAACAATACGTAAAGGCTGCGATGATTTCGCAACATTTACCGCCAGCTGCTGCTCAAGCTCGGAAACTGGGCATTAAAAAGATTAATCATTATTTGATGGTACAAGGCAAAGGAAATCGGAATCAAAAACAAGAGTCAaaagcaaataataataaacacgaTTCCAAAGAGAGGCAAGACAAATCAAAGCCACCtgaagaaaaaataacgctaCGTGAAGTAACAAAACAGCACAATCTTCATGATAATTCACAAGACAACCAGAGTTCACCACAAATGAACAGCATAATCACAACAAAAGAGTCGACTGTAGAAACATATATAAGTACCCAACGAGAGTCTGGAATGTCTCATCTTGAGGCCTCTCAGAATGTGAATATTTTGAGTCCTACTGCAGCTGTCAAAGTCTCTACAAATGTTTCAAATTCGCATAATCTatgtaaaattaaagttgaacGTAACATAGATACATCGACCGTGGATTCATACATAAGTGCTCAACAAGATTCTGGGATATCTCATTTCGAGGTCTCTCAGAATGTGGATATTTTGAGTCCTACTGCAGCTATCAAGAACCCCAAAAATGTTTCAAGTTCGCATAATCTatgtaaaattaaagttgaacGTAACATAGATACACCGACCGTGGATTCATACATAAGTGCTCAACAAGATTCTGGGATATCTCATTTCGAGGTCTCTCAGAATGTGGATATTTTGAGTCCTACTGCAGCTATCAAGAACCCCAAAAATGTTTCAAGTTCGCATAATCTatgtaaaattaaagttgaacATAACATAGATGCTTATACGCATCAACAGAAACCTGTGATGGATTATGTTGAAAATAATGTCGATAACAATATTACATCTGACTCGAAGAATCTTCCACTGAAGAGGATATATAGCGACGAAGATACTAATACAAGTTGCAGTAAAAAAAGACACAGTAACGTCCCTTACGCGTCATCTGACTCAAGTGACGATCAACAGAACGTTTCATGCAAGTCTTTTATTGACCAGGAATTTTCAGAACTTTCATCGGATTTCAATCAGTACAACAATATAAACCCTCAGTCGATAAATGTTGCGGAATCTCCGAATTCAATTTTAAACGACGTCGTTGTCGATTATCAACAGGTGGATTCTAGCGTACCGTTTATATCCCCACATTTGGATGACGAATTTAACCGCCTTCAGGATCTGAAGGACGATCCGTTGCTGAATCCAGGCCTGGGCACAAATCCAG atattataatgaaaataattgatgATTTAAGATATGTACCGATTCTTGaaa atCCCTTCAATGAAACGCAAGTACAACAACTACCTGATAACAAT attATCAATAAAGAGATAAAAAGGAAACATCTTCAACTTATGAATAGCATAGCATTACAAGAATCAGAGCTCAATAATATTGAAAGAGACCTGAAAAATCCAGTTTTACGAGCAAAAAGGGAAAGTTTAACACCACAAATGGGGTCCATACAG gcAGAACATAATAAGCAGAAACAAATTCTTGAAACACTACAACAAGATCATATGCAAATAAACATAAAACACAATATTGGTGTATAA
- the LOC100647695 gene encoding circadian locomoter output cycles protein kaput isoform X3 translates to MAEKQRRDNLNTNISAMATLVPTVAESPRKMDKISILRLAAAFLRMRYTVGRGTLDFLPRELGELDLEKYIVDNLIESGGFFIVITTTGKIVYVSRQVQEHLGHTQADLLGHSLYTFIHPKDHEELTKNLTPDEMQGLVSSSTPHITDGVNDNSNSSEDSTTPKNDRKQFREQRRGFELRMLHHTASRREHTRYEWFEISGMLRLADACKNSDSNPNRTKHREITSTSNDIVFVGVARLLMRRPITKISIIDANKDEYITRHLVDGRIIYCDHRISVVAGYLSEEVSGMSAFGFMHMDDRIWAMVALRQMYDRAETCGSSCYRLTSKTGESIYLRTHGYLEVDKDSQIAVSFVCINTLVSEEEGIKLMNQMKKRFSATISETMRAMIQNGDDASIDLGSDSQHSRSSVEDPSQLEDAITYLVSDLSSPLPEDRLTASLMPNEQYVKAAMISQHLPPAAAQARKLGIKKINHYLMVQGKGNRNQKQESKANNNKHDSKERQDKSKPPEEKITLREVTKQHNLHDNSQDNQSSPQMNSIITTKESTVETYISTQRESGMSHLEASQNVNILSPTAAVKVSTNVSNSHNLCKIKVERNIDTSTVDSYISAQQDSGISHFEVSQNVDILSPTAAIKNPKNVSSSHNLCKIKVERNIDTPTVDSYISAQQDSGISHFEVSQNVDILSPTAAIKNPKNVSSSHNLCKIKVEHNIDAYTHQQKPVMDYVENNVDNNITSDSKNLPLKRIYSDEDTNTSCSKKRHSNVPYASSDSSDDQQNVSCKSFIDQEFSELSSDFNQYNNINPQSINVAESPNSILNDVVVDYQQVDSSVPFISPHLDDEFNRLQDLKDDPLLNPGLGTNPDIIMKIIDDLRYVPILENPFNETQVQQLPDNNIINKEIKRKHLQLMNSIALQESELNNIERDLKNPVLRAKRESLTPQMGSIQAEHNKQKQILETLQQDHMQINIKHNIGV, encoded by the exons ATGGCAGAGAAACAAAGACGCGACAATCTTAATACGAATATCTCTGCGATGGCAACGCTTGTACCTACCGTCGCCGAGAGTCCAAGGAAAATGGACAAGATATCCATCCTGAGGTTGGCAGCAGCCTTCCTCAGAATGCGATACA CGGTCGGTCGTGGTACACTTGACTTCCTCCCTCGAGAGCTTGGCGAGCTGGACCTGGAAAAATATATCGTCGAT AACTTGATCGAAAGCGGGGGGTTCTTCATAGTCATCACGACAACCGGGAAGATAGTTTACGTCAGCCGGCAGGTTCAGGAACACCTTGGCCATACCCAG GCGGATCTTTTAGGACATTCGCTGTACACCTTCATCCATCCCAAGGATCACGAGGAGTTAACGAAAAACCTCACCCCAGATGAGATGCAGGGATTGGTGTCTTCGTCTACGCCGCATATCACCGATGGGGTGAACGATAATTCCAATTCGTCGGAAGATTCGACAACACCGAAGAACGATAGGAAACAATTCAGAGAGCAGAGACGTGGCTTTGAACTTAGAATGCTGCATCATACTGCATCGAGGCGCGAGCACACGCGATACGAATGGTTCGAGATCTCAGGAATGCTCAGGCTGGCGGATGCTTGCAAAAATTCCGATTCGAACCCCAATCGAACGAAACATCGAG AAATCACATCAACCAGCAACGATATCGTTTTCGTGGGTGTAGCGAGATTGTTAATGAGGCGTCCCATTACCAAAATATCGATCATAGACGCGAATAAGGACGAGTATATCACTCGACATTTGGTAGACGGCCGGATCATTTACTGCGATCACAGGATATCGGTAGTGGCTGGTTACTTATCAGAGGAGGTGTCGGGTATGAGCGCCTTCGGTTTCATGCACATGGACGATCGTATCTGGGCGATGGTTGCGCTTCGTCAAA tgTACGATCGCGCGGAGACTTGCGGATCATCCTGCTACAGACTAACTTCGAAAACGGGCGAGTCCATTTATTTACGCACCCATGGATATCTAGAAGTTGATAAGGATTCACAAATCGCAGTGTCTTTCGTATGCATAAACACACTAGTATC GGAGGAAGAAGGTATCAAGCTAATGAATCAAATGAAGAAGAGATTTTCTGCTACGATTTCTGAGACTATGAGAGCAATGATTCAGAATGGCGACGATGCATCGATCGACTTG GGCTCAGATTCGCAACATTCGAGAAGTAGTGTGGAGGATCCCTCGCAACTAGAGGATGCAATTACGTATCTAGTTAGCGATTTATCGTCGCCTCTTCCGGAGGATCGCCTCACAGCATCGCTTATGCCAAACGAACAATACGTAAAGGCTGCGATGATTTCGCAACATTTACCGCCAGCTGCTGCTCAAGCTCGGAAACTGGGCATTAAAAAGATTAATCATTATTTGATGGTACAAGGCAAAGGAAATCGGAATCAAAAACAAGAGTCAaaagcaaataataataaacacgaTTCCAAAGAGAGGCAAGACAAATCAAAGCCACCtgaagaaaaaataacgctaCGTGAAGTAACAAAACAGCACAATCTTCATGATAATTCACAAGACAACCAGAGTTCACCACAAATGAACAGCATAATCACAACAAAAGAGTCGACTGTAGAAACATATATAAGTACCCAACGAGAGTCTGGAATGTCTCATCTTGAGGCCTCTCAGAATGTGAATATTTTGAGTCCTACTGCAGCTGTCAAAGTCTCTACAAATGTTTCAAATTCGCATAATCTatgtaaaattaaagttgaacGTAACATAGATACATCGACCGTGGATTCATACATAAGTGCTCAACAAGATTCTGGGATATCTCATTTCGAGGTCTCTCAGAATGTGGATATTTTGAGTCCTACTGCAGCTATCAAGAACCCCAAAAATGTTTCAAGTTCGCATAATCTatgtaaaattaaagttgaacGTAACATAGATACACCGACCGTGGATTCATACATAAGTGCTCAACAAGATTCTGGGATATCTCATTTCGAGGTCTCTCAGAATGTGGATATTTTGAGTCCTACTGCAGCTATCAAGAACCCCAAAAATGTTTCAAGTTCGCATAATCTatgtaaaattaaagttgaacATAACATAGATGCTTATACGCATCAACAGAAACCTGTGATGGATTATGTTGAAAATAATGTCGATAACAATATTACATCTGACTCGAAGAATCTTCCACTGAAGAGGATATATAGCGACGAAGATACTAATACAAGTTGCAGTAAAAAAAGACACAGTAACGTCCCTTACGCGTCATCTGACTCAAGTGACGATCAACAGAACGTTTCATGCAAGTCTTTTATTGACCAGGAATTTTCAGAACTTTCATCGGATTTCAATCAGTACAACAATATAAACCCTCAGTCGATAAATGTTGCGGAATCTCCGAATTCAATTTTAAACGACGTCGTTGTCGATTATCAACAGGTGGATTCTAGCGTACCGTTTATATCCCCACATTTGGATGACGAATTTAACCGCCTTCAGGATCTGAAGGACGATCCGTTGCTGAATCCAGGCCTGGGCACAAATCCAG atattataatgaaaataattgatgATTTAAGATATGTACCGATTCTTGaaa atCCCTTCAATGAAACGCAAGTACAACAACTACCTGATAACAAT attATCAATAAAGAGATAAAAAGGAAACATCTTCAACTTATGAATAGCATAGCATTACAAGAATCAGAGCTCAATAATATTGAAAGAGACCTGAAAAATCCAGTTTTACGAGCAAAAAGGGAAAGTTTAACACCACAAATGGGGTCCATACAG gcAGAACATAATAAGCAGAAACAAATTCTTGAAACACTACAACAAGATCATATGCAAATAAACATAAAACACAATATTGGTGTATAA